From one Lotus japonicus ecotype B-129 chromosome 3, LjGifu_v1.2 genomic stretch:
- the LOC130748463 gene encoding uncharacterized protein LOC130748463 isoform X2, translating to MSYCGYKFALPISQAHHSFQSQPYSLSFPPSSSHAATASSSSSTIAVTGLLKLPPSSSTSCSRLQQMSVVEPSSDSALQQQQQQHDQQNINYHENPSPNTNSVRDGDVDDDEEGVGISKIQVPRQKHIPISKSHLLDAILSNMFNQDQDDDAHHFRLLTSCLDSIIHAEHQSILEEMRSDYHISNSVEPVGQNSADSEKQVVANGKDSSLASNDIIEIEDRKVFQDMQVQLENSMLSDSGFDLRSLLRSLEGITSKKDYEGGSRVAVATRFQRAFMQLLSNAQFEELSARDLMLTSALNTDYLLTLPIYVDWKRAYESNAIIFRRGYATEKQSGLLIVEKLDYLQSKLLQAIFSVISKPLARLGTSISELYENASQKREVQNWTERLRLWLKELSVFQKSLLYGDHASDEQIGVSQVPNAELPIWLAAQKAVALYEGILSSVGPRERLLRRLLSWIGLIPPTPETPFEVNSDSNSPEPYLRPTFLSRISLSDIWRPATRKACRSDPWKILRTSISILFSQSVLQEPAFEELILLYTKEAGEINAKDKAEVPSLQLKIYERIPIPDLAVIFPHKKLSFRIIDTVRLDAATILGLLAYFINYKFENVLDSPSAILLDVLAISALIIYGTRVVLGYKQTWDRYQLLVNKTLYEKTLASGFGSVHFLLDASEQQQMRLWRYAQYLSCRIGGLDWKHGSTSFQPHYYYYSVF from the exons ATGTCATATTGCGGGTACAAATTCGCTCTTCCAATTTCGCAGGCACATCACAGTTTCCAATCCCAACCCTACTCCCTCTCTTtccctccttcttcttcacatGCTGCTACTGCTAGTAGTAGTAGCAGTACTATCGCTGTCACTGGCCTCCTCAagcttcctccttcttcttctacttcttgTTCACGGCTTCAGCAAATGTCTGTTGTGGAACCATCCTCAGACTCAGccttacaacaacaacaacaacaacatgatCAACAGAACATCAACTACCATGAAAATCCCAGTCCCAACACCAACAGTGTCAGGGACGgagatgttgatgatgatgaagaaggagttggaatttctaaAATACAAGTGCCCAGACAGAAACACATCCCTATTTCCAAGTCCCACCTTCTTGATGCCATCCTCTCTAACATGTTTAACCAAGACCAAGACGATGATGCCCATCACTTTCGCCTTCTCACCTC ATGCTTGGACTCAATAATTCACGCTGAGCACCAAAGTATATTAGAGGAGATGCGTTCCGATTACCACATTTCCAATTCTGTTGAACCCGTTGGACAGAATTCAGCTGATTCAGAGAAACAAGTTGTGGCGAATGGGAAGGATTCAAGCTTGGCTAGCAATGACATCATTGAAATTGAAGACAGGAAGGTCTTTCAGGACATGCAGGTTCAACTGGAAAACTCTATGCTTTCCGACAGTGGTTTTGACCTGAGGAGTCTTTTGCGTTCTCTGGAGGGCATAACTAGCAAAAAAGATTATGAAGGGGGGTCCAG AGTTGCTGTCGCTACTCGATTCCAACGTGCTTTCATGCAGCTTCTTTCTAATGCCCAATTTGAAGAACTATCAGCCAGGGATCTAATGTTAACATCTGCATTAAACACAGATTATCTCCTTACCTTGCCGATATATGTTGATTGGAAGAGAGCATATGAGTCTAATGCCATAATATTTAG GCGGGGTTATGCAACTGAAAAGCAGAGTGGCCTATTAATTGTTGAAAAACTGGATTACTTACAGTCTAAGCTTCTACAAGCAATCTTCTCTGTTATATCAAAACCACTTGCAAGACTTGGCACCTCGATAAGTGAG CTTTATGAAAATGCCAGTCAGAAACGTGAAGTACAAAATTGGACTGAAAGATTGAGGCTATGGCTAAAGGAATTGTCAGTGTTCCAAAAGTCACTACTTTATGGTGACCATGCTTCAGATGAGCAAATAGGTGTGAGCCAAGTACCGAATGCAGAACTCCCCATTTGGCTGGCAGCTCAGAAGGCAGTAGCTCTATATGAAGGGATTTTGTCATCAGTTGGTCCTCGTGAAAGGCTATTGAGGAGATTGCTTTCTTGGATTGGACTTATTCCCCCTACACCAGAAACACCTTTTGAGGTTAACAGTGATAGTAACTCTCCTGAACCTTATTTAAG GCCTACGTTTTTATCAAGGATATCACTAAGTGATATATGGAGACCTGCAACAAGGAAGGCCTGCAGAAGTGATCCTTGGAAAATATTGAGAACTTCCATTTCAATACTTTTCTCACAGTCAGTCCTGCAG GAGCCAGCATTTGAAGAATTAATTCTACTTTATACCAAGGAAGCTGGTGAAATAAATGCTAAAGATAAAGCTGAGGTTCCATCATTGCAATTAAAGATCTATGAGAGAATTCCTATTCCAGATTTAGCG GTAATCTTTCCTCACAAAAAGCTATCATTCCGCATCATAGACACA GTGCGCTTGGATGCTGCCACAATTTTGGGACTTCTGGCATATTTTATAAACTACAAGTTTGAGAATGTCTTAGATTCCCC ATCAGCGATATTACTTGATGTACTAGCCATAAGTGCTCTAATAATATATGGGACTCGTGTGGTTCTTGGCTACAAACAGACATGGGATCGGTATCAG
- the LOC130748465 gene encoding uncharacterized protein LOC130748465, which translates to MYLSLHPQHCYVYLNFRNPCSCTRTKQNQACRGVVSVLSRGSNCKSGRRETAVAARDRVVDFGKYKGKMLGSLPSSYLKWVSKNLRAGDSEEWAKLADQVLGDPIYRDRIEWELALNVLNGNSSSSRQPTSTRGGAVSELEEISERFGWDNLDKIGWGKLDFDLLGTSKGGRIPRLVNLNLIQPKQQRVRDNHTPEPQPSRRTERRERRKMMKLRTQEEEAQAEQQQLNNNFHKSHTHSHREEEQEQDVKNAPIANPFPGRQALLRRAMNHRTTPTTITRF; encoded by the coding sequence ATGTATCTGTCGTTGCACCCTCAGCATTGCTATGTTTACTTGAACTTTAGGAACCCTTGTAGTTGTACTAGAACGAAACAAAATCAGGCGTGTAGGGGTGTAGTGTCAGTGTTGTCGAGAGGAAGCAATTGCAAATCAGGAAGAAGAGAAACTGCAGTGGCAGCACGAGACAGGGTAGTTGATTTCGGGAAATACAAGGGGAAGATGCTGGGAAGCCTTCCATCAAGCTACCTGAAGTGGGTCTCGAAGAATTTACGAGCAGGGGATTCTGAGGAGTGGGCAAAGCTGGCAGACCAAGTCCTTGGAGACCCAATCTACAGAGACCGCATCGAGTGGGAGTTGGCTCTCAATGTGTTGAATGGCAATTCTTCTTCTTCGAGACAACCCACCAGTACTAGAGGAGGAGCGGTTTCTGAGCTTGAGGAGATAAGTGAGAGGTTTGGTTGGGATAATCTTGACAAGATTGGTTGGGGCAAACTTGATTTCGACCTTCTCGGCACATCTAAGGGTGGTAGAATTCCCAGACTTGTCAATCTCAATCTCATTCAACCCAAACAACAAAGAGTCAGAGACAACCACACACCAGAACCTCAACCTAGTAGGAGAACGGAGAGAAGGGAGAGGCGGAAAATGATGAAATTGAGGACACAGGAGGAGGAAGCACAAGCAGAACAACAGCAGCTGAACAACAATTTCCATAAGAGTCATACTCATAGCCATagggaagaagaacaagaacaagatgTGAAGAATGCTCCCATTGCCAACCCATTCCCTGGACGTCAGGCCCTTCTGCGGAGGGCCATGAACCACCGCACAACACCCACCACCATTACAAGATTCTGA